In bacterium, one DNA window encodes the following:
- a CDS encoding peptidyl-tRNA hydrolase, translated as LDDNDLPLGRLRLRPQGSAGGHKGLASIIEHLSTSAFSRLRIGIRNEEQPKELADFVLAKFSRKEWPLVDAVLEASVRAIGVFIQDGIDAAMNQFNHITL; from the coding sequence TGCTGGACGACAACGACCTGCCACTGGGACGCCTGCGGCTGCGGCCGCAAGGCAGCGCCGGCGGTCACAAGGGGCTGGCGTCGATCATCGAACATCTGTCGACCAGTGCGTTCAGCCGGCTGCGCATCGGCATTCGCAACGAAGAGCAGCCGAAAGAACTGGCTGATTTCGTTCTGGCCAAATTTTCCCGGAAAGAGTGGCCGCTGGTGGATGCGGTGCTGGAGGCCAGCGTTCGGGCGATCGGCGTATTTATCCAAGACGGCATCGATGCCGCTATGAATCAATTCAACCACATCACCCTTTAA